The DNA sequence AAAAATAAAAACAAGAACAATGCCTTGTTTTTATGTGTTGTAACCATTTTTCTGGAGTTCCACTATACAAAAAACCGGCAAAGCATCACGCCTTGCCGGTTTATCAAATCGATTGATTATGCAATCAGGATTTCTTGACGAACTCCGATTTGAGCATCATCGCACTGCCGTCAATTTTGCAGTCGATGTTGTGGTCACCTTCAGGTACCAAGCGGATATTTTTTACTTTGGTGCCCTGCTTCAAGGTTTGCGTGCTGCCCTTGAGTTTCAGAGCTTTGATCAGCGTGACCGTGTCGCCATCAGCCAGTTCAACGCCATTGGCATCAAGTACTTTTGGCGTGTCGTCCAGTACGGTGTTTTCATTCCATTCAAACGCGCACTCAGGGCACACGTTGTTGATGCCATCGTTATAACAATAGTCGCAACTGCATTTCGGGCAAGCCAATTCGCTCATCATAATTCCTTATATATTTAAGATAGGCGCGCATTGT is a window from the Cardiobacteriaceae bacterium TAE3-ERU3 genome containing:
- a CDS encoding alkylphosphonate utilization protein — translated: MSELACPKCSCDYCYNDGINNVCPECAFEWNENTVLDDTPKVLDANGVELADGDTVTLIKALKLKGSTQTLKQGTKVKNIRLVPEGDHNIDCKIDGSAMMLKSEFVKKS